A region of Massilia sp. WG5 DNA encodes the following proteins:
- the lhgO gene encoding L-2-hydroxyglutarate oxidase, with the protein MSTELRRKRYAVIGGGINGLSVARQLLLDDPDGSVTVFEKEAEVAQHQSSHNSGVVHAGLYYEPGGLKARLCRRGVELVRDYCGEHAIPYDECGKVVVALDKEELPRLDAIYRKSLANGVPGVRLVEQDELREIEPNCIGIRALHSPHTAIVSYGQIARRIAREIEEKGGTIRLNAPVSRLIERGSQIHVELEGGEVHPGHFDLAVACSGLQSDRLAMRSGDEATPKIVPFFGQYYVIDEAFKSHVKGLIYPVPDPRFPFLGVHFTKRIDGQMTIGPNAFISMGRENYDGSRFSMRDIADFLAYPGFWKFASRNVPATLRELKTVLSESVFVREAAKYVPSLADVGVTPAVRGIRAQAMQNDGALVDDFVIRRQGNITHIRNAPSPGATSSMAIAEYIVREVLPRQ; encoded by the coding sequence ATGAGCACGGAACTGCGCAGGAAACGCTATGCCGTCATTGGCGGCGGCATCAATGGACTGTCGGTCGCCCGGCAATTATTGCTGGATGACCCGGATGGCTCGGTCACGGTGTTCGAAAAGGAAGCCGAGGTTGCGCAGCATCAGTCGAGCCACAACTCGGGTGTCGTGCATGCCGGCCTGTACTACGAACCCGGCGGCCTGAAGGCGCGCCTGTGCCGGCGCGGGGTGGAACTGGTCCGGGACTACTGCGGCGAACACGCGATTCCTTACGACGAATGCGGCAAGGTGGTGGTGGCGCTCGACAAGGAAGAATTGCCGCGCCTGGACGCCATCTACAGGAAATCGCTGGCCAACGGCGTGCCCGGCGTGCGCCTGGTCGAGCAGGACGAACTGCGCGAGATCGAGCCGAACTGCATCGGCATCCGTGCGCTGCATTCGCCGCACACCGCGATCGTCAGCTACGGCCAGATTGCCCGGCGCATCGCCCGCGAGATCGAGGAAAAAGGCGGGACGATCCGCCTGAACGCACCGGTCTCGCGGCTGATCGAGCGCGGCAGCCAGATCCATGTGGAGCTCGAAGGCGGCGAGGTGCATCCCGGGCATTTCGACCTGGCCGTGGCCTGCTCCGGGCTGCAGTCCGACCGCCTGGCGATGCGCTCCGGCGACGAAGCCACACCGAAGATCGTGCCTTTCTTCGGCCAGTACTACGTCATCGACGAGGCCTTCAAGTCGCACGTCAAGGGCCTGATCTATCCGGTGCCCGATCCGCGCTTTCCCTTCCTGGGCGTGCATTTCACCAAGCGCATCGACGGCCAGATGACCATCGGACCGAACGCCTTCATTTCGATGGGACGCGAAAACTACGACGGCAGCCGCTTCAGCATGCGCGACATCGCCGATTTCCTGGCCTATCCCGGCTTCTGGAAATTCGCCTCGCGCAATGTGCCGGCCACGCTGCGCGAACTGAAGACGGTGCTGAGCGAGTCGGTGTTCGTCCGCGAGGCGGCCAAGTACGTGCCCTCGCTCGCCGATGTCGGCGTCACCCCGGCGGTGCGCGGCATCCGCGCCCAGGCCATGCAGAACGATGGCGCGCTGGTGGACGATTTCGTCATCCGCCGCCAGGGCAACATCACGCACATCCGCAACGCACCGTCGCCGGGCGCGACCTCCTCGATGGCGATTGCGGAATACATCGTGCGCGAGGTCCTTCCGCGCCAATAA
- a CDS encoding MFS transporter produces the protein MDIRKPDWETPEQMAGRLKKVAAATIVGSMLEWYDFYLYATMASIVFSKVFFDSTDPSSASMKAFSTFAIGFVARPLGGMLFGYFGDRFGRKKMLYVTFLVMGLCTAAIGLIPSYAVIGVWAPFLLVAIRIVQGLGAGAELAGAAVTSYEHATEEKRGRQGAWPALGLNLGLLLSSMTVYLLTLGGDKFLLAGGWRIPFLLSSVLVMVGLWVRKKLPETPEFDHAKAQERQAPKARPFKELFSTNLKGLGVVFFVAIGYNALSYIFKTFSLAYLTQFKGVSANVTSLSVTLASLVAIVAVPTFGWLCDKFSSKNLLVVGGILSALFAYPFMALLDSGQHSMIYLALILGTGVLAPMMFAPQGSYLSRQFSVQSRSTGVGTAREIGTAIAGGLAPLWALSMVAQSSTHSTTGVVLILAGSGLILALASLCDQGYRFSRHKN, from the coding sequence ATGGATATCCGCAAACCCGATTGGGAAACACCGGAACAGATGGCCGGCAGGCTGAAGAAAGTGGCGGCCGCGACCATCGTCGGCTCCATGCTGGAGTGGTACGACTTCTACCTGTACGCGACGATGGCCTCGATCGTGTTCAGCAAGGTGTTCTTCGATTCCACGGACCCGTCGAGCGCATCGATGAAGGCGTTTTCGACCTTCGCCATCGGCTTCGTGGCGCGCCCGCTCGGCGGCATGCTGTTCGGCTATTTCGGCGACCGTTTCGGCCGCAAGAAAATGCTGTACGTGACCTTCCTGGTGATGGGGCTGTGTACCGCCGCCATCGGCCTGATTCCTTCGTATGCGGTGATCGGCGTCTGGGCGCCCTTCCTGCTGGTCGCCATCCGCATCGTGCAGGGCCTTGGCGCCGGCGCCGAGCTGGCCGGGGCCGCCGTCACCTCCTATGAACACGCGACGGAGGAGAAGCGCGGCCGCCAGGGTGCCTGGCCGGCGCTCGGCCTGAACCTCGGGCTGCTGCTGTCCTCGATGACGGTCTACCTGCTGACGCTCGGCGGCGACAAGTTCCTGCTGGCCGGCGGCTGGCGCATTCCATTCCTGCTCAGCTCGGTGCTGGTGATGGTCGGCCTGTGGGTCCGCAAGAAACTGCCCGAGACGCCGGAATTCGACCATGCCAAAGCGCAGGAACGCCAGGCGCCCAAGGCCAGGCCGTTCAAGGAACTGTTCAGCACCAACCTGAAGGGCCTGGGTGTGGTCTTCTTCGTGGCGATCGGCTACAACGCCCTCAGCTATATCTTCAAGACCTTCTCGCTGGCCTACCTGACCCAGTTCAAGGGCGTCTCGGCAAACGTCACCTCGCTGTCGGTCACGCTGGCGAGCCTGGTGGCGATCGTCGCCGTGCCGACCTTCGGCTGGCTGTGCGACAAGTTCAGCAGCAAGAACCTGCTGGTCGTCGGCGGCATCCTGTCGGCCCTGTTCGCCTATCCCTTCATGGCGCTGCTGGACAGCGGCCAGCATTCGATGATCTACCTGGCCCTGATCCTCGGCACCGGCGTGCTGGCGCCGATGATGTTCGCGCCCCAGGGTTCCTACCTCAGCCGCCAGTTCTCGGTGCAGAGCCGCTCGACCGGGGTCGGCACGGCGCGCGAGATCGGGACCGCGATCGCCGGCGGCCTGGCGCCGCTGTGGGCGCTGTCGATGGTGGCGCAGTCGAGCACGCATTCCACCACCGGGGTCGTGCTGATCCTGGCCGGTTCGGGCCTGATCCTGGCCCTTGCTTCGCTATGCGACCAGGGCTACCGCTTCAGCCGGCATAAGAACTGA
- a CDS encoding methyl-accepting chemotaxis protein produces MLIMKNLNIGKKIAVVFAIVLFVSIAITGVGLWQLNKITASTRDLMALPLAKERLVSDWYRTIYGGSRRTLAIAKSADNGLVAFFAADSATGSKEAGAILKKVKELLTSPEEAKLLQQIADARDYYNVQKAAVTKAKEANDVETANRVLDEKFIPASNKYQSLLRDLLDMQRQAIDASAVRAEQAAQASLRMQTALSVLLVLLVVACGWLLRSSIVKPLETAIGVARRVAKGDLTGEIEVTSKDEAGQLLEALREMNHSLRDLVHNVVHGVGNIARATDEIAAGNLELSSRTEQQASSLEETASSMEELTSTVKQTSDNARQANQLAGSASEVAARGGAVVRQVVDTMSLIDSSSKKIVDIIGVIDGIAFQTNILALNAAVEAARAGEQGRGFAVVAGEVRNLAQRSAAAAKEIKALIDASVSNVETGGVLVAQAGSTMEEIVDSIRRVADIMGEISAATREQTLGIEQINEAVSQMDQTTQQNASLVEEAAAASETLQHQADELADAMRIFKLKDMPAQPAAPARKAPAVVRPALSSYAG; encoded by the coding sequence ATGTTAATAATGAAAAACCTCAATATTGGCAAAAAGATTGCGGTCGTCTTCGCGATCGTCTTATTCGTCTCGATCGCCATTACCGGTGTCGGCCTGTGGCAGTTGAACAAGATTACCGCCTCGACAAGGGATTTGATGGCGCTGCCGCTCGCCAAGGAGAGACTGGTGAGCGACTGGTACCGCACCATCTACGGCGGTTCGCGCCGTACGCTGGCGATCGCGAAAAGCGCCGACAACGGCCTGGTCGCTTTCTTCGCCGCGGATTCGGCAACCGGCAGCAAGGAAGCCGGCGCCATCCTGAAGAAGGTGAAGGAACTCCTGACTTCGCCGGAAGAAGCAAAACTGCTGCAGCAGATCGCCGATGCGCGCGATTACTACAACGTCCAGAAGGCCGCGGTCACCAAGGCCAAGGAAGCCAACGACGTCGAGACCGCCAATCGCGTACTCGACGAGAAATTCATCCCGGCCTCGAACAAATACCAGTCCCTGTTGCGCGACCTGCTCGACATGCAGCGCCAGGCCATCGATGCCAGCGCCGTGCGAGCCGAGCAGGCGGCGCAGGCCAGCCTGCGCATGCAGACCGCCCTGAGTGTGCTGCTGGTGCTGCTGGTGGTCGCCTGCGGCTGGCTGCTTCGCAGCAGCATCGTCAAGCCGCTCGAAACCGCCATCGGCGTTGCGCGCCGCGTGGCCAAGGGCGACCTCACCGGGGAGATCGAGGTCACCTCGAAGGACGAGGCGGGACAATTGCTGGAAGCCCTGCGCGAGATGAACCATTCGCTGCGCGACCTGGTGCACAACGTGGTCCACGGCGTCGGCAACATCGCCCGTGCGACGGACGAGATCGCTGCCGGCAACCTCGAACTGTCGTCGCGCACCGAGCAGCAGGCCAGTTCGCTGGAAGAGACCGCGTCGTCGATGGAAGAGCTGACCTCGACGGTCAAGCAGACCTCGGACAATGCGCGCCAGGCCAACCAGCTCGCCGGTTCGGCCAGCGAAGTGGCGGCCAGGGGCGGCGCCGTGGTGCGCCAGGTGGTCGACACGATGAGCCTGATCGACAGCTCGTCGAAGAAAATCGTCGACATCATCGGCGTCATCGACGGCATCGCCTTCCAGACCAATATCCTGGCGCTGAATGCCGCGGTCGAAGCGGCCAGGGCCGGCGAACAGGGCCGCGGCTTTGCCGTGGTCGCAGGCGAGGTGCGCAACCTGGCCCAGCGCTCCGCCGCCGCCGCCAAGGAAATCAAGGCCCTGATCGACGCCTCGGTCAGCAATGTCGAAACCGGCGGCGTGCTGGTGGCCCAGGCCGGCTCGACGATGGAAGAGATCGTGGACAGCATCCGCCGGGTGGCCGACATCATGGGTGAGATCAGCGCCGCGACCCGCGAGCAGACCCTCGGGATCGAGCAGATCAACGAAGCCGTCAGCCAGATGGACCAGACCACCCAGCAGAACGCCTCGCTGGTGGAAGAGGCCGCAGCGGCTTCCGAGACCCTGCAGCACCAGGCGGACGAGCTGGCCGACGCGATGCGCATCTTCAAGCTGAAGGACATGCCGGCCCAGCCGGCAGCGCCGGCGCGCAAGGCGCCGGCGGTGGTGCGTCCCGCCCTCAGTTCTTATGCCGGCTGA
- a CDS encoding gluconate 2-dehydrogenase subunit 3 family protein, protein MTDPTQSKPRRDFLIKSFVGAAGAATAALPLAAQAQAAGGQAAPAASPAAAAAAADAPAGYTWLRPGEQVFVEALVNHMCPADKHTPNGVDMGLNIYFDRALAGNWGQGDRLFLQGPFRQGSANQGYQLAMTPAALFRAGTEGLDEYCQATYKKSFDALPPEAREQLLKDLQAGKIALPNGVPAKPYFAQLLQMFYEGMFADPIHGGNRDKMAWKMIGYPGVNTTNKLNIVKFKNKPYRPQPLGIADVS, encoded by the coding sequence ATGACCGACCCCACCCAATCGAAGCCGCGCCGCGACTTCCTGATCAAGTCATTCGTCGGCGCAGCCGGCGCAGCGACCGCCGCCCTGCCGCTCGCGGCGCAGGCGCAGGCCGCCGGCGGCCAGGCTGCCCCGGCGGCTTCCCCCGCCGCCGCAGCGGCCGCCGCCGATGCGCCGGCGGGCTATACCTGGCTGCGCCCCGGCGAGCAGGTCTTCGTCGAAGCCCTCGTCAACCACATGTGCCCTGCGGACAAGCACACCCCGAACGGGGTCGACATGGGCCTGAACATCTACTTCGACCGTGCGCTTGCCGGTAACTGGGGCCAGGGCGACCGTCTCTTCCTGCAGGGCCCGTTCAGGCAGGGCAGCGCCAACCAGGGCTACCAGCTGGCCATGACGCCCGCCGCCCTGTTCCGCGCAGGCACCGAAGGCCTGGACGAGTATTGCCAGGCCACGTACAAGAAATCCTTCGACGCCCTGCCGCCCGAGGCCAGGGAACAGCTGCTGAAGGACCTGCAAGCGGGCAAGATCGCACTGCCGAACGGCGTGCCGGCCAAGCCCTACTTCGCGCAGCTGCTGCAAATGTTCTACGAAGGCATGTTCGCCGACCCAATCCACGGCGGAAACCGCGACAAGATGGCCTGGAAGATGATCGGCTACCCGGGCGTGAACACGACCAACAAACTGAATATCGTCAAGTTCAAGAACAAGCCGTACCGCCCGCAGCCGCTCGGCATCGCGGACGTCAGCTGA
- a CDS encoding GMC family oxidoreductase — MKKMNEVDVVLVGAGWTGGILGKELSEAGMTVVCLERGSPQTSSEDFTVPRMRDELALGIRNGMMVNTVDQTETIRNEAKETALPYRRLGSYLMGTGVGGASTHWNGHTWRWTDDEFKIRSRYEEKYGKKYIPEDMTIQDWGVTYKELEKYYDKFEKTAGISGKAGNIKGKKIAGGNVFEAPRSNEYPLPPVEQTLAGEMFESTAKKMGYHPFPRPTANTSRAYTNPDGAKFGECQYCGHCERFGCESNAKGGAHMTVLPFAQKQKTFELRANAWVTRIERDASGRKATGVTYINLVNGEEVFQPAKMVVLTAYALNNVHLMLVSGIGQAYDPATGKGLIGKNYCYQTGASATLFFEDKLFHPYMSSGGTSTLIDDFNANWDFDRTPFGFIGGSIIGTVQYGGRPIQWHPVPAGTPAWGSKWKDEAAKWYERAMNIGAAGSVMPNRGNFLDLDPTYRNRLGMPLMRMTFDYKDNERKLSAHSAEIINRIAQAMNPTHLTPAKPRNSWNSTVYQSTHNTGGTIMGTNPGNSVTNKYGQVWEVDNLFIMGASLFPHNSAYNPTAPVGAIAYMAADIIKNVYVKNPGKLIDA; from the coding sequence ATGAAAAAGATGAATGAAGTGGATGTCGTGCTGGTCGGCGCAGGCTGGACCGGCGGCATCCTGGGCAAGGAATTGTCGGAAGCGGGCATGACCGTGGTCTGCCTGGAGCGCGGCAGCCCGCAAACCTCGTCGGAAGATTTCACGGTGCCGCGCATGCGCGACGAACTGGCGCTGGGCATCCGCAACGGCATGATGGTCAACACGGTCGACCAGACCGAGACCATCCGCAACGAAGCCAAGGAAACCGCGCTGCCCTACCGCCGCCTCGGTTCCTACCTGATGGGCACCGGCGTCGGCGGCGCCTCGACCCACTGGAACGGCCACACCTGGCGCTGGACCGACGACGAGTTCAAGATCCGCTCGCGCTACGAGGAAAAGTACGGCAAGAAGTACATTCCGGAAGACATGACGATCCAGGACTGGGGCGTCACCTACAAGGAACTTGAAAAGTACTACGACAAGTTCGAGAAGACCGCCGGGATCTCGGGCAAGGCGGGCAATATCAAGGGCAAGAAAATCGCTGGCGGCAACGTCTTCGAAGCGCCGCGTTCGAACGAGTATCCGCTGCCGCCGGTCGAGCAGACCCTGGCCGGCGAGATGTTCGAATCGACCGCGAAGAAGATGGGTTACCACCCCTTCCCGCGCCCGACCGCGAACACCTCGCGCGCCTATACCAATCCGGACGGCGCCAAGTTCGGCGAATGCCAGTACTGCGGCCACTGCGAACGCTTCGGCTGCGAGTCGAACGCCAAGGGCGGCGCCCACATGACCGTGCTGCCGTTTGCGCAAAAGCAGAAGACCTTCGAGCTGCGCGCCAACGCCTGGGTCACCCGCATCGAGCGCGATGCGTCGGGCAGGAAGGCGACCGGCGTCACCTACATCAACCTGGTGAACGGCGAAGAAGTCTTCCAGCCGGCCAAGATGGTGGTGCTGACTGCCTATGCGCTGAACAACGTGCACCTGATGCTGGTGTCGGGCATCGGCCAGGCCTATGATCCCGCCACCGGCAAGGGCCTGATCGGCAAGAACTACTGCTACCAGACCGGCGCCAGCGCCACGCTGTTCTTCGAAGACAAGCTGTTCCACCCCTATATGTCGTCCGGCGGCACCAGCACCCTGATCGACGACTTCAACGCGAACTGGGACTTCGACCGTACGCCCTTCGGCTTCATCGGCGGCTCCATCATCGGCACCGTGCAGTACGGCGGCCGGCCGATCCAGTGGCACCCGGTCCCGGCCGGCACGCCGGCCTGGGGCAGCAAGTGGAAGGACGAGGCCGCCAAATGGTACGAGCGCGCGATGAACATCGGCGCGGCCGGCAGCGTGATGCCGAACCGCGGCAACTTCCTCGACCTCGATCCGACCTACCGCAACCGCCTGGGCATGCCGCTGATGCGCATGACCTTCGACTACAAGGACAACGAGCGCAAGCTGTCGGCGCACTCCGCCGAGATCATCAACAGGATCGCGCAGGCCATGAACCCGACCCACCTGACCCCGGCGAAGCCGCGCAACTCGTGGAACTCGACCGTGTACCAGAGCACCCACAACACGGGCGGCACCATCATGGGCACGAACCCCGGCAACTCGGTCACCAACAAGTACGGCCAGGTGTGGGAGGTCGACAACCTGTTCATCATGGGCGCCTCGCTGTTCCCGCATAATTCGGCCTACAACCCGACCGCGCCGGTGGGCGCGATCGCCTACATGGCGGCCGATATCATCAAGAACGTCTACGTCAAGAATCCAGGAAAACTCATCGATGCCTAA
- a CDS encoding cytochrome c family protein yields the protein MPKFVNSSAIAFAALAALSFHAQAADELGKKTFETCAACHSLKAGENGVGPSLHNIVGRTAGLEPGFRFSGPMKRSGITWDEKSLAEFLHAPQEKVPGNRMPFSGVPDDAALKAVVQYLATAGK from the coding sequence ATGCCTAAGTTCGTCAACTCGTCTGCAATCGCGTTCGCGGCCCTCGCCGCCCTCTCCTTCCACGCCCAGGCCGCCGACGAGCTCGGCAAGAAGACCTTCGAAACCTGCGCCGCCTGCCATTCGCTGAAGGCCGGCGAAAACGGCGTCGGTCCCAGCCTGCACAACATCGTCGGCCGCACGGCCGGCCTTGAACCGGGCTTCCGCTTCTCGGGTCCGATGAAGCGCAGCGGCATTACCTGGGACGAGAAGAGCCTAGCCGAATTCCTGCATGCGCCGCAGGAAAAGGTGCCGGGCAACCGCATGCCGTTCTCGGGCGTGCCGGACGACGCGGCGCTGAAGGCGGTGGTGCAGTATCTGGCGACGGCTGGCAAGTAA
- a CDS encoding phosphoribosyltransferase, protein MNTPASTDKDLWVSWDEYNRLVERLALKVYESNWKFDMVLCLARGGVRPGDAISRIFDVPLAILSTSSYREEAGTKQGDLDIAKYMTMTKGPLAGKILLVDDLADSGVTLQKVREHLKTNYEAVTEVRSAVIWVKGTSSLVPDYHLQDLPHNPWIHQPFEDYDGLRPHQLSAWLKKFEKN, encoded by the coding sequence GTGAATACTCCTGCATCGACCGACAAGGACCTGTGGGTCTCCTGGGACGAGTACAACCGCCTGGTCGAGCGCCTGGCGCTGAAAGTCTACGAATCGAACTGGAAGTTCGACATGGTGCTGTGCCTCGCGCGCGGCGGCGTGCGCCCGGGCGACGCGATCTCCCGCATCTTCGACGTGCCGCTGGCGATCCTGTCGACCAGCTCCTACCGTGAAGAAGCCGGCACCAAGCAGGGCGACCTGGACATCGCCAAGTACATGACGATGACCAAGGGCCCGCTGGCCGGCAAGATCCTGCTGGTCGATGACCTGGCCGATTCCGGCGTCACCCTGCAGAAGGTGCGCGAGCACCTGAAGACCAACTACGAAGCCGTCACCGAAGTGCGCTCGGCGGTCATCTGGGTCAAGGGCACCTCGTCGCTGGTGCCGGACTACCACCTGCAGGACCTGCCGCACAACCCGTGGATCCACCAGCCGTTCGAAGACTACGACGGCCTGCGCCCGCACCAGCTGTCGGCGTGGCTGAAGAAGTTCGAGAAGAACTGA